The following are encoded together in the Actinoplanes sp. N902-109 genome:
- a CDS encoding GH92 family glycosyl hydrolase: MRRWSSGRRWRRALVVAGCLLPMVSATPAVPASAAEISAFDAVNQFIGTELDQTQNKSNDAYGNTFPGATVPFGMVQPSPTTWAEGNANVGQKGGYEYTASLIRGFGMTRYDGTGCTGRFGGYEFPTVPYAGELTNGTLPASPASDIKRYYLPFSHANEEAQPGYYSVKTDNGVSTQLTASARTAVSRFDFPRSGSSTLILDVSGPNNRTFGSEVTIDPRTRTVSGWMYGVDVCDNGNYYKAYFSTTYDQDFASYGTWTDDAMTAGSTHAVKSTTDVGVDYRHDTGAWLTFKQGAKVVAKTGFSYTSVANAALNRDTEVGDAGFNNVKSDAKKLWKDALGTIDAAGGSTEQRTKFYTALYHTFLNPTVRDDVNGQYLGFDDKVHAVEQGHHFYKNINYPGSGWDAYRSQVQLVALTFPHVANDINRSIVALTEQRGSWAPGAARMQGDNYQVILATLDDMGATGYDRAAALASMKKTQVLPATTTSRTDGYQYFATGMIENAKGDFATSRVLEYSIDDFAVAQLAARLGDKAAYDFFAARSQNWMNVFDPVTQHIRPRSRSGFDRSFDLRVRDDSAGRGQFNQSTGYQYGWLVPQNMSTLIAKRGGIAQATSQLDVLMQQLDAGAYTQTGNYLSNQPAFGTPWVYNWLQAPAKATDVLYRAVSEMYDTTPSGLPGNDDTGSLSAWYVFANLGLYPAVYGTGDLVVSAPMFDRIVIDPIGGTHKIKMTATGVAAGSRYVNGLEVNGKAQTKSWLDSSFVRTGGTLDFTMGTAPGTWGTATADVPPSWTDGADARNSVGTTPDGQGNLGSLDLSDWSLSRQSLAAAGVTPGATVPGTAFTWPTAEPGRPDNWIPHGQRVTVTDATPGGTVSFLGLSTNGPAAGTAVVTYTDGTNQDVPLTLSDWAAGPAPGETAAVTLTGRNNANGTAGGGTFRIFASAPAALDPAKKVASVTLPQTTDKGIMHIFDVAVS, encoded by the coding sequence ATGCGTAGATGGAGTTCCGGGCGCCGCTGGCGCCGGGCCCTCGTGGTCGCCGGGTGTCTGCTGCCGATGGTGTCGGCAACACCCGCGGTTCCCGCGTCGGCGGCGGAGATATCGGCGTTCGACGCCGTCAACCAGTTCATCGGCACCGAACTGGACCAGACCCAGAACAAGAGCAACGACGCGTACGGCAACACGTTCCCCGGCGCCACCGTGCCGTTCGGCATGGTGCAGCCCAGCCCGACCACGTGGGCCGAGGGCAACGCGAACGTCGGGCAGAAGGGCGGCTACGAGTACACCGCCTCGCTGATCCGCGGCTTCGGCATGACCCGCTACGACGGTACCGGTTGCACCGGCCGCTTCGGCGGTTACGAGTTCCCGACCGTCCCGTACGCCGGCGAGCTGACCAACGGCACCCTGCCGGCCAGCCCCGCGTCGGACATCAAGCGGTACTACCTCCCGTTCAGCCACGCCAACGAGGAGGCGCAGCCGGGGTACTACTCCGTCAAGACTGACAACGGTGTCAGCACCCAGTTGACCGCGTCCGCCCGCACCGCGGTGAGCCGCTTCGACTTCCCCCGCAGCGGCAGCTCGACGTTGATCCTCGACGTGTCCGGCCCGAACAACCGCACGTTCGGCAGTGAGGTCACCATCGACCCGCGGACCCGGACCGTCTCGGGCTGGATGTACGGCGTCGACGTGTGCGACAACGGCAACTACTACAAGGCGTACTTCTCCACCACGTACGACCAGGACTTCGCGTCGTACGGCACCTGGACCGACGACGCGATGACCGCGGGCTCGACGCACGCCGTCAAGAGCACCACCGACGTCGGCGTGGACTACCGGCACGACACCGGTGCCTGGCTCACCTTCAAGCAGGGTGCGAAGGTGGTCGCCAAGACCGGTTTCAGCTACACCAGCGTGGCCAACGCGGCGCTCAACCGTGACACCGAGGTCGGCGACGCCGGTTTCAACAACGTCAAGAGCGACGCCAAGAAGCTGTGGAAGGACGCGCTCGGCACGATCGACGCCGCCGGCGGGAGCACCGAGCAGCGCACGAAGTTCTACACCGCGCTCTACCACACGTTCCTCAACCCGACCGTGCGCGACGACGTGAACGGTCAATACCTGGGCTTCGACGACAAGGTGCACGCCGTCGAGCAGGGTCACCACTTCTACAAGAACATCAACTACCCGGGTTCGGGCTGGGATGCCTACCGCAGCCAGGTGCAGCTGGTCGCGCTGACGTTCCCGCATGTGGCCAACGACATCAACCGTTCGATCGTGGCGCTCACCGAGCAGCGCGGCTCGTGGGCCCCGGGCGCGGCCCGGATGCAGGGCGACAACTACCAGGTCATCCTGGCCACGCTCGACGACATGGGCGCGACCGGCTACGACCGGGCGGCCGCGCTGGCGTCGATGAAGAAGACGCAGGTGCTGCCCGCGACCACCACCTCGCGCACCGACGGCTACCAGTACTTCGCCACCGGCATGATCGAGAACGCCAAGGGCGACTTCGCGACCTCGCGGGTGCTCGAGTACTCCATCGACGACTTCGCCGTCGCGCAGCTCGCCGCGCGGCTCGGCGACAAGGCGGCGTACGACTTCTTCGCGGCCCGCTCGCAGAACTGGATGAACGTCTTCGACCCGGTCACCCAGCACATCCGCCCGCGCTCGCGGAGTGGCTTCGACCGCTCGTTCGACCTGCGGGTACGCGACGACTCGGCCGGGCGCGGGCAGTTCAACCAGTCGACCGGCTACCAGTACGGCTGGCTGGTGCCGCAGAACATGTCGACGTTGATCGCGAAGCGTGGTGGTATTGCCCAGGCGACCAGTCAACTCGACGTGTTGATGCAGCAACTTGACGCCGGTGCGTACACCCAGACCGGCAACTACCTGTCCAACCAGCCGGCCTTCGGCACGCCGTGGGTCTACAACTGGCTGCAGGCCCCGGCCAAGGCCACCGACGTGCTGTACCGCGCGGTCTCCGAGATGTACGACACCACGCCGTCCGGGCTGCCCGGCAACGACGACACCGGGTCGCTCAGCGCCTGGTACGTCTTCGCCAACCTCGGTCTCTACCCCGCCGTCTACGGCACCGGCGACCTGGTGGTCAGCGCCCCGATGTTCGACAGGATCGTCATCGACCCGATCGGCGGCACCCACAAGATCAAGATGACGGCCACCGGCGTCGCCGCGGGCTCCCGCTACGTCAACGGCCTCGAGGTCAACGGCAAGGCGCAGACCAAGTCCTGGCTCGACAGCTCCTTCGTGCGCACCGGCGGCACCCTGGACTTCACCATGGGCACCGCGCCCGGCACCTGGGGCACCGCCACCGCCGACGTCCCGCCGTCCTGGACCGACGGCGCCGACGCCCGCAACAGCGTGGGCACCACGCCCGACGGCCAGGGCAACCTCGGCTCGCTCGACCTCAGCGACTGGTCACTGTCCCGGCAGTCCCTCGCGGCGGCCGGCGTCACCCCGGGCGCCACCGTCCCGGGCACCGCGTTCACCTGGCCCACCGCCGAACCCGGCAGGCCCGACAACTGGATCCCGCACGGCCAGCGCGTCACGGTCACCGACGCGACCCCGGGCGGCACGGTGTCGTTCCTGGGCCTGTCCACCAACGG
- the efeB gene encoding iron uptake transporter deferrochelatase/peroxidase subunit has protein sequence MRASRRGFLALGGAAVAGAGAGALVTHAAEAGGSNTTPPADRVPFHGARQAGIATPAQQRLAFAAYDVTAGDRASLQALLQTWTAAAAAMCAGEPVPGDSTTPQAPPADTGEAIGLSPANLTITVGFGPSLFDGRFGLADRRPAALADLPRFAGDHLDPLTSGGDLCIQACADDPMVAFHAIRNLARLGRGSVVMRWSQLGFGKATSTSAKEQTPRNLFGFKDGTRNIETSDDAAMNQHVWVGADGDQRWMTGGTYLVARKIRMKIEAWDRDYLADQENVVGRQKVSGAPLGGSAEHDTPDFGGSLIPADAHIRLASPEGNNGVRILRRGYSYTDGMFSSSGELDAGLFFIAFQRDPRTQFVALQRKLAAHDALNEYVQHVGSGLYACPPGVPAAGDYWGSQLFTS, from the coding sequence ATGCGGGCTTCGCGACGCGGTTTCCTCGCGCTGGGCGGCGCGGCGGTCGCCGGTGCCGGGGCGGGCGCGCTGGTCACCCACGCCGCCGAGGCCGGCGGCAGCAACACCACACCGCCGGCCGACCGGGTGCCCTTCCACGGCGCCCGGCAGGCCGGCATCGCCACCCCGGCCCAGCAGCGACTGGCCTTCGCCGCGTACGACGTGACCGCCGGCGACCGTGCGTCGCTGCAAGCTCTGCTGCAGACCTGGACTGCCGCAGCCGCCGCGATGTGCGCCGGTGAGCCGGTGCCCGGCGACAGCACCACGCCGCAGGCTCCCCCGGCCGACACCGGCGAGGCCATCGGGCTGTCCCCGGCCAACCTCACCATCACCGTGGGTTTCGGCCCGTCGCTGTTCGACGGCCGGTTCGGGCTCGCCGATCGGCGTCCGGCCGCGCTGGCCGATCTGCCGCGCTTCGCCGGTGACCACCTCGACCCGCTCACCAGCGGCGGTGACCTGTGCATCCAGGCCTGCGCCGACGACCCGATGGTGGCGTTCCACGCGATCCGCAACCTGGCCCGGCTCGGCCGCGGGTCGGTGGTGATGCGCTGGTCCCAGCTGGGTTTCGGCAAGGCCACCTCGACCAGCGCGAAGGAGCAGACCCCGCGCAACCTGTTCGGTTTCAAGGACGGCACCCGCAACATCGAGACCAGCGACGACGCCGCGATGAACCAGCACGTCTGGGTCGGCGCCGACGGCGATCAACGGTGGATGACCGGCGGCACCTACCTCGTGGCCCGCAAGATCCGGATGAAGATCGAGGCGTGGGACCGCGACTACCTCGCCGACCAGGAGAACGTCGTCGGCCGTCAGAAGGTGAGCGGCGCCCCGCTGGGCGGGTCGGCGGAGCACGACACCCCGGACTTCGGCGGCTCGCTGATCCCGGCCGACGCGCACATCCGGCTGGCCTCGCCCGAGGGCAACAACGGCGTACGCATCCTGCGCCGGGGGTATTCGTACACCGACGGGATGTTCAGCTCCAGCGGTGAGCTGGACGCCGGGCTGTTCTTCATCGCCTTCCAGCGCGACCCGCGCACCCAGTTCGTGGCCCTGCAGCGCAAGCTCGCCGCGCACGACGCGCTGAACGAGTACGTCCAGCATGTCGGGTCCGGTCTGTACGCCTGCCCGCCCGGCGTGCCCGCCGCGGGCGACTACTGGGGCAGCCAGCTGTTCACGAGTTGA
- the efeO gene encoding iron uptake system protein EfeO, producing MNRALLRGLPVLLLAAGATAACASDKSDESASAAGATTVDVTLTDDGCTASPASIAAGPATFKIRNASATRVTEAELLREDTIMGEKENLTPGLTGSFSLKLDAGTYQLYCPNAKTEKSAFTVTGSAAAASADPAVAAALTEATKQYQAYVISEVAKLVPATKTFTDAVRAGDVAKAKASFAAARYHYEEIEPVAESFGDLDPGIDARVDDVDDENSWTGFHRLEKALWADKSVAGLKPVADKLDQDIAKLQKLVSTATFQPAQLANGATELLNEVASSKITGEEDRYSHTDLSDFEANVAGAQSAFKLLQPALQKLDPALATTVQQQFENVTAAVKPYKKGDGFVDYSTVTEEQRRELTQKVDALAEPLSQVAAKVTL from the coding sequence TTGAACCGAGCACTTCTCCGCGGTCTGCCCGTCCTGCTGCTGGCCGCCGGCGCCACCGCCGCTTGCGCCTCCGACAAGTCCGATGAGTCAGCCAGTGCGGCCGGTGCCACCACCGTCGACGTCACGCTGACCGACGACGGCTGCACCGCCTCGCCCGCCTCGATCGCGGCCGGCCCGGCCACCTTCAAGATCCGCAACGCCTCCGCGACCCGGGTGACCGAGGCCGAGCTGCTGCGCGAGGACACGATCATGGGCGAGAAGGAAAACCTCACCCCCGGCCTGACCGGCTCGTTCTCGCTCAAGCTCGACGCGGGTACGTACCAGCTGTACTGCCCCAACGCGAAGACGGAGAAGAGCGCCTTCACGGTCACCGGCTCCGCGGCAGCCGCCTCCGCCGACCCCGCCGTGGCCGCCGCGCTGACCGAGGCGACCAAGCAGTACCAGGCGTACGTGATCTCGGAGGTCGCCAAGCTGGTGCCGGCGACCAAGACCTTCACCGACGCCGTACGGGCGGGGGACGTCGCCAAGGCCAAGGCCTCCTTCGCCGCCGCGCGTTACCACTACGAGGAGATCGAGCCGGTCGCGGAGAGCTTCGGCGACCTCGACCCCGGTATCGACGCACGTGTTGACGATGTTGACGACGAGAACAGCTGGACCGGTTTCCACCGGCTGGAGAAGGCGCTCTGGGCGGACAAGTCGGTCGCGGGCCTGAAGCCGGTCGCCGACAAGCTGGACCAGGACATCGCCAAGCTGCAGAAGCTGGTCAGCACCGCCACGTTCCAGCCCGCGCAGCTCGCCAACGGCGCGACCGAGCTGCTCAACGAGGTGGCCTCCAGCAAGATCACCGGCGAGGAGGACCGGTACAGCCACACCGACCTGTCCGACTTCGAGGCGAACGTGGCCGGCGCCCAGAGCGCGTTCAAGCTGCTGCAGCCGGCCTTGCAGAAGCTCGACCCGGCCCTGGCCACCACGGTGCAGCAGCAGTTCGAGAACGTGACGGCGGCCGTCAAGCCGTACAAGAAGGGCGATGGTTTCGTTGATTATTCGACGGTCACCGAGGAGCAGCGCCGCGAGCTGACCCAGAAGGTCGACGCCCTCGCCGAGCCGCTGTCGCAGGTGGCGGCCAAGGTCACGCTCTGA
- the efeU gene encoding iron uptake transporter permease EfeU, with protein sequence MIPTLVIGLREGVEASLIVGIIAAFLNHAGRRDALRQVWLGVGGAVVLCLAVGVSLFVLSRELPQHAQEGLETVVGLLALAMVTFMILWMTRHARSMRRELEGATQDALATGSARALVLMAFLAVLREGFETAVFLIAVIENSASTASATVGALIGIAIAVVLGWGLYRGGVHLNLARFFKVTGLVLAVVAAGLAMTAAHTAFEAGWLTAGRDTAVDLTWLVRPGTVLSSLLTGVLGIQPRPTVAESVAWLLYAIPVLSYVAWPRRRRPAVQAPPARVAA encoded by the coding sequence ATGATTCCCACGCTCGTCATCGGGCTCCGCGAGGGTGTCGAAGCCTCGCTGATCGTCGGCATCATCGCCGCGTTCCTCAACCACGCCGGCCGGCGCGACGCGCTGCGCCAGGTCTGGCTCGGGGTCGGTGGCGCGGTTGTGCTGTGCCTGGCCGTCGGCGTCTCGCTGTTCGTGCTCTCGCGCGAGCTGCCGCAACACGCCCAGGAGGGGCTGGAGACCGTGGTCGGGCTGCTGGCCCTGGCCATGGTCACCTTCATGATTCTCTGGATGACCCGGCACGCCCGCAGCATGCGCCGCGAGCTGGAGGGCGCCACCCAGGACGCGCTGGCCACCGGCTCGGCCCGGGCCCTGGTCCTGATGGCCTTCCTGGCCGTGCTGCGGGAGGGCTTCGAGACCGCGGTGTTCCTGATCGCGGTCATCGAGAACAGCGCCAGCACCGCCAGTGCGACCGTGGGTGCGCTGATCGGCATCGCGATCGCCGTCGTGCTCGGCTGGGGCCTGTACCGCGGCGGCGTGCACCTCAACCTGGCCCGGTTCTTCAAGGTCACCGGGCTGGTGCTGGCCGTGGTCGCAGCGGGTCTGGCCATGACCGCCGCGCACACCGCGTTCGAGGCCGGCTGGCTGACCGCCGGCCGGGACACCGCGGTCGACCTCACCTGGCTGGTGCGCCCGGGCACGGTGCTGTCCTCGCTGCTCACCGGCGTACTCGGGATCCAGCCCCGGCCCACGGTGGCCGAGAGCGTCGCCTGGCTGCTCTACGCCATCCCGGTGCTCAGCTATGTCGCCTGGCCGCGGCGCCGCCGCCCGGCCGTCCAGGCGCCGCCCGCCCGCGTCGCCGCCTGA